GGCGGCGGCTTTGTCGCCGGCTTCGACGGCTTTAATCACTTTCTTCACTGCGGTACGGAACGCAGTACGCAGACTGGCGTTTTGCGCGCGCTGCTTGAGAGCCTGGCGTGCACGCTTGCGAGCTTGTGCGCTGTTTGCCATGGAAAATCTCCTGATGAGCGGATTCTGAAACCGGCGATTCTAAGGCTTAAGGAGAGGTTTTGCAACAACTATCCCGGGCGCGTACACTCCCGCCTTTGCCTTTTTCCATCAAGCTCTTGCCTCATGAATCTGCTCAAGGCCCTGGCCGCCGTCAGTAGCATGACCCTGGTGTCGCGCGTGCTCGGTTTCGTGCGCGACGCCCTCATCGCCCGGGTGTTCGGCGCGGGCTTCGCGACCGACGCCTTCTTCGTCGCCTTCAAACTGCCCAACCTGTTGCGCCGCATCTTCGCCGAAGGCGCGTTCTCGCAGGCCTTCGTGCCGGTGCTGGCCGAATACAAGCAGAAGAAGACCGACGACGAGACGCGCGACTTTCTCGCCCACGTCGCCGGCACGCTGACGCTGGCGCTCGCCGCGGTCACCGTGCTCGGCATGATCGCCGCCGCGTGGGTGATCTGGATCTCGGCGCCGGGCTTTGCCAAAGAGGCGGACAAGTTCGCGCTGACGGTAGACCTGTTGCGCATCACCTTCCCTTATATCCTGTTCATCTCGCTGTCGTCGCTGGCCGGCAGCGTGCTGAACACTTGGCGCCAGTTCTCGATTCCCGCGTTCACGCCGACCCTCCTCAACCTCTCCTTCATCGTCTGCGCGCTGTTCTTCGCGCCCTACTTCGACCCGCCGGTGCTGGTGCTCGGCTGGGCGGTCTTCATCGGCGGCGTCGCGCAGCTCCTGTTCCAGCTGCCCTACCTGAAGAAGATCGGCATGCTGAGCTGGCCGCGGATCAACCTCCGCGACGCGGCGGTGTGGCGCGTGATCAAACAGATGGGCCCGGCGATCTTCGGCGTGTCGATCGCGCAGATCTCGCTGGTGATCAACACCATCTTCGCGTCCTTCCTCGCGTCGGGCAGCGTGTCGTGGATGTACTACGCGGATAGGTTGATGGAATTCCCGACCGGCGTGCTCGGCGTCGCGCTCGGCACCATCCTCTTGCCATCGCTGTCCAAGCACGCGGCGACCGCCGACGTCGGCGAGTTCTCCAAGCTGCTCGACTGGGGCCTCAGGCTGTCGCTGATGCTGGCGCTGCCGGCGGCGCTCGGCCTCGCGCTGCTGGCCGAGCCGCTGATCGCGACGCTGTTCATGTACGGCAAGTTTTCGCCGCTCGACGCGGTGATGACCGAGCGCGCGCTGATCGCCTACGCCGTCGGCCTGACCGGCCTGATCGTCGTCAAGGTGCTGGCGCCGGGCTTCTACGCGCGCCAGAACATCAAGACGCCGGTCAAGGTCGCCATCGTCACGCTGATCGCGACGCAGCTGATGAACCTCGCCTTCGTCTGGCACCTGAAGCACGCCGGCCTCGCGCTGGCGATCGGCCTGGGCGCCTGCCTGAACGCGCTCTTGTTGTGGCGGCTCTTGCTGCGCCACCGCATCTACCAGCCGCAGTCGGGCTGGAAAGCATTCTTCGCCAAGCTGGTGGCGGCGCTCGCCGTGATGGGCGCGGTGCTCGTCGCGCTGTCGGCGACGCTGCCGCTCGACTGGCACGCGCACGCGTGGATGCGCGTCGCGCAGCTGTC
This DNA window, taken from Crenobacter cavernae, encodes the following:
- the rpsT gene encoding 30S ribosomal protein S20, with the translated sequence MANSAQARKRARQALKQRAQNASLRTAFRTAVKKVIKAVEAGDKAAAQAVFQASTKVLDSIADKGVFHKNKAARHKSRLSAQVKAMAA
- the murJ gene encoding murein biosynthesis integral membrane protein MurJ; the protein is MNLLKALAAVSSMTLVSRVLGFVRDALIARVFGAGFATDAFFVAFKLPNLLRRIFAEGAFSQAFVPVLAEYKQKKTDDETRDFLAHVAGTLTLALAAVTVLGMIAAAWVIWISAPGFAKEADKFALTVDLLRITFPYILFISLSSLAGSVLNTWRQFSIPAFTPTLLNLSFIVCALFFAPYFDPPVLVLGWAVFIGGVAQLLFQLPYLKKIGMLSWPRINLRDAAVWRVIKQMGPAIFGVSIAQISLVINTIFASFLASGSVSWMYYADRLMEFPTGVLGVALGTILLPSLSKHAATADVGEFSKLLDWGLRLSLMLALPAALGLALLAEPLIATLFMYGKFSPLDAVMTERALIAYAVGLTGLIVVKVLAPGFYARQNIKTPVKVAIVTLIATQLMNLAFVWHLKHAGLALAIGLGACLNALLLWRLLLRHRIYQPQSGWKAFFAKLVAALAVMGAVLVALSATLPLDWHAHAWMRVAQLSALIGAGVIAYFGTLVALGFRPRDFVRREH